In Methanobacterium petrolearium, one genomic interval encodes:
- a CDS encoding alpha,alpha-trehalose-phosphate synthase (UDP-forming): MNFPNQKKILDFLKDKNLIVVSNRGPVEFYKYDSKIKMKRGAGGLVSTLLPLMESLNGVWIASAMTPGDMEIAKRFPDNRVPIPEKDPLFWVPFVVVDPEQYEFYYSTISNPLLWFVQHYMWNSPYTPDIDDNIHQAWDEGYTYVNKKFAEKVVAESKRNNKEPLIMLQDYHLYLCPTYIRKKMKKAFLSQFIHIPWPQSEYFSIIPEYMRKAIIEGLLSNDLLGFHIPRYATNFLQTCEEYGAQVDYKKGIVWYNGQATHVRSYPISIDYEGIKEMASSDEVLKKENLIKEIKEDCFLFYRTDRADLSKNIIRGFQAYELFLHKYPQYQGKVKFLITGKPTRQQIREYHNYYHDIEDVIKDINVKYGTEDWKPIEFIFKADYKLVVAAFKNYDCMIVNPIADGMNIVPKEASAVNQKEGVIILSEKAGCFEELKDNVLVVNPFDISQTAEAYHDALEMDKKERCQRFENLQKIVSQRTIYHWISEQFEDIEKLKSAGEFET, translated from the coding sequence GTGAATTTTCCAAACCAAAAAAAAATTTTAGATTTTTTAAAGGATAAAAATTTAATTGTGGTTTCAAATAGGGGTCCAGTGGAATTTTATAAATATGACAGTAAAATAAAGATGAAAAGAGGGGCGGGTGGTCTTGTTTCTACATTACTGCCTCTGATGGAATCCTTAAACGGAGTTTGGATTGCCAGTGCAATGACTCCGGGAGATATGGAAATAGCCAAACGATTTCCAGACAACAGAGTGCCAATTCCTGAGAAGGATCCCCTTTTTTGGGTGCCATTTGTGGTGGTTGACCCGGAACAGTATGAATTTTATTACAGTACAATAAGCAATCCCCTACTCTGGTTTGTTCAGCACTACATGTGGAACAGCCCCTACACCCCTGATATTGATGATAATATACATCAAGCATGGGATGAGGGTTACACATATGTGAATAAAAAATTTGCAGAAAAAGTAGTGGCAGAAAGTAAAAGGAACAATAAAGAACCCCTCATAATGTTGCAAGATTACCATCTTTATTTATGCCCCACCTACATCCGGAAAAAAATGAAAAAAGCATTTTTAAGCCAGTTTATTCACATACCATGGCCCCAATCAGAATATTTTAGCATAATACCTGAATATATGAGGAAAGCCATTATTGAAGGATTATTATCCAACGATCTTCTTGGATTTCATATTCCCCGTTACGCCACCAATTTCCTTCAGACCTGTGAAGAATACGGTGCCCAAGTTGATTATAAAAAGGGAATTGTCTGGTACAATGGACAGGCCACTCATGTTAGAAGTTATCCAATTTCCATAGATTATGAAGGAATTAAAGAAATGGCCAGTTCAGATGAAGTTCTCAAAAAAGAGAACCTGATAAAAGAAATAAAGGAGGATTGCTTTCTTTTCTACCGGACCGACCGTGCAGATCTGAGTAAAAATATTATCCGGGGATTTCAGGCCTATGAACTCTTCTTACATAAATATCCCCAATATCAAGGTAAAGTAAAATTTTTAATCACTGGAAAACCCACCAGACAACAGATTAGAGAATACCACAACTATTATCATGATATTGAGGATGTGATTAAGGATATAAATGTTAAATACGGTACTGAGGATTGGAAACCAATAGAATTTATATTTAAAGCCGATTATAAACTGGTAGTTGCTGCTTTCAAAAATTATGATTGTATGATAGTGAATCCCATTGCAGACGGTATGAACATAGTACCCAAGGAAGCATCTGCAGTCAACCAGAAAGAGGGTGTTATAATCTTATCAGAGAAAGCAGGTTGTTTTGAGGAGCTTAAAGATAACGTGCTGGTAGTGAACCCCTTCGATATCAGTCAAACGGCTGAAGCTTATCACGATGCACTGGAAATGGATAAAAAAGAAAGATGCCAACGATTCGAGAATTTGCAGAAGATTGTGTCTCAAAGAACAATATACCACTGGATCAGTGAACAATTTGAAGATATTGAAAAATTAAAAAGTGCTGGAGAGTTTGAAACTTAA
- a CDS encoding alpha,alpha-trehalose-phosphate synthase (UDP-forming), whose translation MNSEFLQDKEIIVASNRGPVVFKPDESCDEIELIRGAGGIVGSMIPFLQKTHGTWVSSAIGECDHYMNNRYHGKVPIPLKNPEYYVQFIKTEEDVYNNFNGKFANPLLWFIHHSMWNSPYSPCADDEMHQAWDSYKYVNSRFAEAISEDVSKSAKTPIVMLQDYHIYLTPKLIRKQHPDVLMSQFVHIPFPSPEIFQQLPNHMQVEILESVLTNNILGFHIRRYMDNFLRTVKQILPTASVDHVSGDILYNGQICHVRTYPISIDIKTLQKHGKNSNVMSKMREVDEIVGNCKLIYRTDRTDLSKNIIRGFQAYDMFLDKYPEWRGKVKFVATLMPSRQDIKIYREYTDNIKDIVETINQKYATTDWEPIKYICRGDYDLVVALLKRYNVLLVNPILDGMNIVAKEGSILNENNGVLVLSTGAGCYEELKDGAICINPYDIRQTAESLDMALLMDDKSKSLLLNEAKAAIGRNDLNKWVSDQLRDIEAVIYDRQEIRSEDGEEAVRMN comes from the coding sequence ATGAACTCTGAATTTCTACAGGACAAAGAAATAATCGTAGCCTCTAACCGGGGACCAGTGGTATTCAAACCAGATGAATCTTGTGATGAAATTGAATTGATAAGGGGTGCAGGAGGAATAGTGGGATCAATGATACCCTTCCTTCAAAAAACGCATGGAACATGGGTTTCTTCTGCAATAGGAGAATGTGACCATTATATGAACAACAGGTATCATGGCAAAGTACCTATACCCCTAAAAAACCCTGAATATTATGTTCAATTTATCAAAACAGAAGAAGATGTTTATAACAATTTCAATGGCAAATTTGCAAATCCACTATTGTGGTTTATTCATCATTCCATGTGGAATTCCCCATACTCACCATGTGCAGATGACGAAATGCATCAAGCATGGGATTCATACAAATATGTGAACTCCCGGTTCGCAGAAGCCATAAGTGAAGATGTTTCTAAATCAGCAAAAACCCCCATAGTAATGTTGCAGGATTATCATATTTATCTTACACCTAAACTGATAAGAAAACAGCATCCCGATGTTTTAATGAGCCAGTTTGTCCATATACCCTTCCCTTCACCGGAAATATTCCAGCAGTTACCTAACCATATGCAAGTGGAGATCCTGGAAAGTGTGCTAACCAACAACATCCTGGGATTTCATATTCGACGTTACATGGATAATTTCCTGCGAACAGTTAAACAGATCCTACCCACGGCTTCAGTGGATCATGTTTCAGGAGACATTTTATACAATGGACAGATCTGCCATGTAAGAACCTACCCCATCAGCATTGACATAAAAACACTCCAGAAGCATGGGAAAAACTCCAATGTCATGAGTAAAATGAGAGAAGTTGATGAAATAGTAGGAAACTGCAAATTAATCTACAGAACAGACAGAACAGACTTATCTAAGAATATCATCCGAGGATTCCAGGCATACGACATGTTCCTAGATAAATATCCAGAATGGCGAGGGAAAGTTAAGTTTGTGGCAACTTTAATGCCATCAAGACAGGATATAAAGATCTACAGAGAATACACTGATAACATAAAGGATATAGTTGAAACCATCAACCAGAAATACGCCACTACAGATTGGGAGCCCATCAAATATATTTGCAGGGGAGATTATGATTTAGTGGTTGCCCTCCTGAAACGATACAACGTTCTATTGGTTAACCCTATATTGGATGGTATGAACATTGTGGCCAAAGAAGGAAGCATCTTAAACGAAAATAATGGTGTGTTGGTTCTTTCAACAGGGGCAGGATGTTATGAAGAATTAAAAGATGGAGCAATCTGCATAAATCCCTATGATATAAGACAAACTGCAGAATCACTGGACATGGCACTGTTAATGGATGATAAATCCAAATCTCTCTTGCTCAACGAGGCAAAGGCAGCTATTGGGCGCAATGACCTGAATAAATGGGTATCTGATCAATTAAGGGATATCGAAGCAGTAATCTACGATAGACAGGAAATCAGATCAGAAGATGGTGAAGAAGCGGTTCGTATGAACTAA
- a CDS encoding sugar phosphate nucleotidyltransferase, whose protein sequence is MIKAVLMAGGKGSRIRPLTLSRPKPMIPVANRPMIEYIVEKVKKAGYDELIVTLSYLKSQIKNLLEEDYPDMNILYSVEQKPLGTAGGVKKAAKYIDDTFFVLSGDVLVDVDLNELLRFHKENKALATLVLTPVDNPSHFGIAVLDDENQIIKFLEKPSPQEVFSKMANTGTYILEPEILDYISTKKGEVDFSQDVFPQLIKEQAGIYGYVLDGYWNDVGRPKTYLQANYDVLNKKIKTKPYGRKLPEGVGRLGDIWIGKGVKIGNKVRLIGPVVMGDNCVIEENCVLGQNTVIGDNVHLEKKSTIKGSVIFPDSTIKEDSYLKDCIVDSDCVIERGSYIEKGAILGSHVHLGSHSRVRSKRSIYNSTVILPESIVDSDYPIVT, encoded by the coding sequence ATGATAAAAGCAGTTTTGATGGCAGGAGGCAAAGGAAGTAGAATTCGCCCATTGACATTATCCAGACCAAAACCCATGATTCCTGTGGCTAACCGACCCATGATAGAATACATAGTCGAAAAAGTGAAAAAAGCAGGGTATGATGAATTAATAGTAACTTTAAGCTATTTAAAAAGCCAGATAAAAAATTTACTTGAAGAAGACTACCCTGATATGAACATACTTTATTCAGTAGAACAAAAACCATTAGGAACCGCGGGAGGGGTTAAAAAAGCAGCTAAATATATTGATGATACTTTTTTTGTTTTAAGTGGAGACGTGTTAGTTGATGTGGACTTAAATGAACTTCTACGCTTTCATAAGGAAAATAAGGCCCTTGCCACACTGGTGCTGACACCAGTTGACAATCCCAGTCATTTTGGTATCGCAGTACTGGATGATGAAAATCAGATCATTAAATTTTTAGAAAAACCATCTCCCCAGGAAGTTTTCAGTAAAATGGCCAACACTGGCACATACATCCTGGAACCAGAGATACTCGACTACATAAGTACTAAAAAAGGTGAAGTTGACTTTTCTCAGGATGTTTTCCCTCAACTAATCAAAGAACAAGCAGGGATATATGGATATGTTCTTGACGGTTATTGGAATGATGTGGGAAGGCCTAAAACATATCTTCAAGCAAATTACGATGTCCTAAACAAAAAGATTAAAACAAAACCCTATGGAAGAAAATTACCAGAAGGAGTGGGGAGACTGGGCGATATCTGGATTGGTAAAGGTGTAAAAATTGGAAACAAGGTCAGGTTAATCGGACCCGTGGTAATGGGGGATAACTGTGTTATTGAGGAAAACTGCGTGCTTGGTCAAAATACCGTTATCGGTGATAATGTGCATTTAGAAAAGAAATCAACCATAAAAGGATCGGTAATTTTCCCAGATAGTACCATAAAAGAAGATTCTTATCTAAAAGATTGTATTGTGGACTCTGATTGTGTTATTGAACGGGGAAGTTATATAGAAAAAGGGGCAATTTTAGGAAGCCATGTACACCTAGGATCCCATAGCCGGGTACGGTCAAAAAGATCCATATACAACAGTACTGTAATTTTACCTGAATCAATTGTTGACTCGGATTATCCCATTGTAACATGA
- a CDS encoding GHMP kinase codes for MVQLNDFLKTAEKKKALPKVIAYNRIDGPGSSLDLDKFQQAFWRLPHIPDDDDPAWKWTQNLPRTVGITINTGTKIEVHPFDPDLIGVKSVEYETEVIAHPGEVVPVSENWLLKIIEIFNLSGVMFVLKNLRKGIHSSGLGGSSTATIGVCILANELAGRPFKKIQLISMASRIEQGLELSITGTQEQSNVLFGGVTDYVWFPWGKPEHPGTGYGESLRYELVPPDDYGLLEGRMAIFHSGQHRQSSEVNRSWMNSFLTEEGYRLHSQKMKLAYMYREGLRLQKWHHVLESIEKYRKIRTKLCEGYMESSWDLLERAKSCNSTVFPLGAGGGGGVLLFSPNPESLDKLRDDLTGIYSEIPFKIRSKGHEISNTKITENY; via the coding sequence TTGGTTCAACTCAATGACTTCTTAAAAACTGCCGAAAAAAAGAAAGCTTTACCTAAAGTTATTGCATATAACAGAATTGATGGTCCAGGCTCTAGTTTAGATTTAGACAAATTTCAGCAGGCTTTTTGGAGGCTGCCTCACATCCCAGATGACGATGATCCTGCCTGGAAATGGACCCAGAACCTTCCAAGAACTGTGGGAATAACCATAAACACTGGAACTAAAATTGAAGTTCATCCTTTTGATCCGGATCTTATCGGTGTGAAATCGGTTGAATATGAAACTGAAGTCATTGCTCATCCAGGTGAAGTAGTCCCAGTTAGTGAGAATTGGTTACTTAAAATAATTGAAATATTCAACCTTTCGGGTGTTATGTTTGTTTTGAAAAATCTTCGCAAAGGTATACACTCTTCAGGATTGGGAGGATCATCAACTGCCACAATTGGTGTGTGTATACTTGCAAATGAATTGGCCGGACGACCATTTAAAAAGATTCAGCTGATATCTATGGCTTCCCGCATTGAACAGGGCTTGGAATTAAGTATTACTGGAACTCAGGAACAATCCAATGTTCTTTTTGGGGGAGTAACTGATTATGTCTGGTTCCCCTGGGGAAAACCCGAACATCCAGGCACAGGTTATGGTGAATCTTTACGTTACGAACTCGTACCACCAGATGATTACGGGCTTTTAGAGGGAAGAATGGCTATTTTCCATTCAGGGCAGCATCGTCAAAGTTCAGAAGTTAACCGGTCATGGATGAATTCTTTTTTGACTGAAGAGGGATATAGATTACATTCACAGAAGATGAAACTAGCATACATGTATCGTGAAGGTTTAAGGCTGCAAAAATGGCACCATGTCCTTGAATCCATAGAAAAATACCGTAAAATACGGACAAAACTGTGTGAAGGTTATATGGAAAGTTCATGGGACTTACTGGAACGTGCTAAAAGTTGTAACAGTACAGTTTTCCCATTGGGTGCTGGTGGAGGTGGGGGAGTACTTTTATTTTCTCCTAACCCAGAATCATTGGACAAATTGCGTGACGATCTTACTGGTATTTACAGTGAAATCCCCTTTAAAATACGATCAAAGGGTCATGAAATCAGCAATACAAAAATTACGGAAAATTATTGA
- the otsB gene encoding trehalose-phosphatase — protein sequence MTKYLFNNLKDLETFKNDPSTALLTDIDGTISEIAPTPETAVVTNSVREKLVQLKEKFSLVAVISGRSVKNAREMVGVEGLLYVGNHGMEFLKDNHLIRNPEAEKYRFQIKKVGKKVKNSDLSHINGLIFEDKGICYSIHYRLSNPSENPRDKILNSLHNDPECRELEISEGRQLVELKPPVSCDKGTIINNIIEQYNLQKVIYLGDDITDSDAFNKLNELEKKRKIKSASVLVLSSEIPSYVKKGSSFFVNGVDDVLKFFQWLLN from the coding sequence GTGACAAAATATCTTTTTAATAATCTCAAAGATCTTGAAACCTTTAAGAATGATCCTTCTACTGCTTTATTGACTGATATAGATGGAACCATTAGTGAAATAGCCCCAACACCGGAAACCGCTGTAGTAACTAATTCTGTGCGGGAAAAACTGGTTCAATTAAAGGAAAAGTTCTCATTAGTGGCGGTGATCAGTGGTAGATCTGTAAAAAACGCCAGGGAAATGGTGGGGGTTGAAGGACTCCTTTACGTTGGAAACCATGGAATGGAATTTTTAAAGGATAATCATCTCATTAGAAATCCTGAAGCAGAAAAATATCGTTTTCAAATCAAAAAAGTAGGTAAAAAGGTCAAAAATAGTGATTTATCCCATATAAATGGTTTGATATTTGAAGATAAAGGAATTTGTTATTCCATTCATTACCGACTCTCTAATCCCTCAGAAAATCCTCGGGATAAAATATTAAACTCACTCCATAATGATCCAGAATGCAGGGAACTGGAAATATCAGAGGGACGCCAGTTAGTAGAGCTTAAACCCCCTGTTAGCTGTGATAAAGGTACCATAATCAATAATATTATCGAACAATATAATTTGCAAAAAGTTATCTATTTAGGTGATGATATCACTGATTCAGATGCCTTTAATAAACTGAACGAACTGGAAAAGAAAAGAAAAATTAAGAGTGCAAGTGTTTTGGTACTCTCCAGTGAAATACCTTCCTATGTTAAGAAAGGATCATCTTTTTTTGTCAACGGAGTAGATGATGTGCTTAAATTTTTTCAATGGTTGTTAAACTAA
- a CDS encoding phosphomannomutase, giving the protein MAKYVQNIRGIVNTEITNKFASHLGTIVGNFIGPGKPVVVGRDFNVTSQMIKRSLTTGLMAAGTDVVDFGIAPIPVIHYGKDFYNATTTISISKSHLRPEDVDIKIFSDHEIPLESHPKQVPWNQIGALQYVYEYRDIYVRAILKQAASDILKNKGFLVVLDKTKDVDKPFTPQILEKIGCETVQIGSMDGESAGDFPQPSPKRISLVSELTTSIGADMGIVLDNDCDRVVFIDHEGNIIREQTVLGIFAKYALQDNPGGNIVSSIVASQSLEEIVTDAGGQLIKTSVNNVLNEIESNNAVFGGDEPGMYVFPEFQTCFDAIYAVVKMLEILAKEDTTLSKLAGNVKEYNRTGFTIECEHEKKDEVIETFMDKFESGDNINTIDGIRVDLEESFILIRPSRFEPLVRVYIESKSASKLQELTENVKKIIENV; this is encoded by the coding sequence ATGGCAAAATATGTGCAGAACATTAGAGGCATAGTTAACACAGAGATCACCAATAAATTTGCTTCACACTTAGGCACCATAGTCGGCAATTTCATTGGTCCTGGGAAGCCAGTTGTGGTGGGCAGAGATTTTAATGTTACCTCTCAAATGATAAAAAGATCATTGACTACCGGCCTGATGGCAGCCGGTACAGATGTGGTTGATTTTGGAATTGCCCCCATACCAGTAATACATTATGGGAAGGATTTTTATAACGCCACAACAACCATCAGCATCAGCAAATCCCATCTAAGACCTGAAGATGTGGATATTAAAATATTCAGTGACCATGAAATTCCCCTGGAATCCCATCCCAAACAAGTACCATGGAACCAGATAGGAGCTTTGCAATATGTTTATGAATACAGGGATATTTATGTGAGAGCCATTCTCAAACAAGCAGCCAGCGATATCCTAAAAAATAAGGGATTTTTAGTTGTTTTGGATAAAACAAAGGATGTTGATAAACCATTCACCCCCCAGATACTGGAAAAAATTGGTTGCGAGACCGTGCAAATAGGTAGTATGGATGGTGAATCTGCCGGTGATTTCCCTCAACCGAGCCCTAAAAGGATTTCTTTAGTATCAGAACTGACAACATCAATAGGTGCGGATATGGGTATTGTGTTAGACAATGATTGTGATCGGGTTGTTTTCATTGATCACGAAGGAAACATAATTCGGGAACAAACTGTGCTGGGGATTTTTGCCAAGTATGCTCTTCAGGATAACCCTGGAGGTAACATTGTTTCATCAATAGTTGCATCTCAGTCCCTGGAAGAAATCGTAACAGATGCCGGAGGTCAACTTATAAAAACTTCAGTCAATAATGTTTTAAACGAAATAGAATCCAATAATGCAGTTTTCGGAGGGGATGAACCAGGTATGTATGTTTTCCCAGAATTCCAGACCTGTTTCGATGCCATTTATGCAGTTGTTAAAATGCTGGAAATTTTAGCCAAAGAAGACACCACATTATCTAAACTGGCAGGGAATGTAAAAGAGTATAACCGAACTGGATTCACCATAGAATGTGAACATGAGAAAAAAGATGAGGTTATCGAAACTTTTATGGATAAATTCGAATCAGGAGATAATATTAACACCATAGATGGGATTAGGGTTGATCTCGAAGAATCTTTCATATTAATCAGGCCTTCCCGATTTGAACCATTGGTAAGAGTTTATATTGAATCAAAATCTGCTTCAAAACTGCAAGAATTAACTGAAAATGTGAAAAAAATCATAGAAAATGTTTAA